ATCCCTGCCCGTCAACGTCAAGTGGCTCTTTTGCGGCTGcgtctgctgttgctgcaccCTCGGCTGTTCCCTCTGGCCCGTCATCTGTCTAAGCAAACGCGTAAGATTAATCTGTCTAGATACAATGTAATCTCAAAGTAATCCCATCTAAATACCTTGCAGACACAACTCACACTGGACAAGCTGTTCGAATGGGAGAACAATCATCTATATCATAAGCTGGGCCTGCACTGGCGACTGCATAAGCAACAATGTGATTCCAATTCCATGATGGAGTatgttattttaattgaatttataccCAAAACGCCCATCTATCGGCCCGACTAAATGGCAGTCAGATGGGCGGTGGTATCGCGGGGTCGTAATggtaattgtaaaataaacacTAGCTGCTAACACTTTGCTTTAGGCGTTTACGGATCGTGCTAATCGGGAGATTAGGACAGGCAGTCGCACAGCATTACCTAGTTTAGTGCACTCGCAGATTGTCATTCTAAGCTAGTACTATTTAATGTTTCggtttaaaactaatttttgcaACAAACCCTAGTTAGTAAGTTTGATTTCTCTCGTAACTTTAGGGCGCTCTACTTTTCctaatttgtgtttttcaaACTAAtgcaatattattaaatacatttcttgataggaaattaaaattgatttataaacGAAGAGTGTTTTTAATACCACACccaaaaattgacaaatttcttttgttttcgtaCAAGgtactttatatattttgatatatatcATATGGTTACCTAAGTATTTTTGTGGTTTCAATAACTTTACAGCACTTTGGGGCATATAGACGGTCGATGaacaataaatacattttaatttactttaggCTTCATTTATGTATTAATGCTTAAATATAATCAAGTCTTTTAACAATGCGCGGGTCTGGCTCTAggaatatagatatatatatatagtatatatagcTTAAGGAATGCGATTGGAATGAATCGGTATTAACAATGGTGTGTTGTCTTTTTGGGGTAATACTTGGAGATGTGTGGTAGGAGGGATTAAGAGGGATTACTCTATAACTTCAACGTTGTTGGAGCCCTCGGACATGGCGAGCGTGGACATTTCCAGGTCGCTCTCATGGCCCATATTCTCTTCAtcatcctcctcgtcgtcgtcgtcgtcctcctcatcattttcatcatcatcttcatcttctggATCTCCCATAGTCTCCTCCACATCATCATCTTCAGCTTCCCCAGCTTCCTCTTCGCTTTCTGGAGTTTTCAACTCCGTTTCCGGCTCGAATGGCATTTGAGTTTCGGGTATAATGGGTTCGGGTTCCATTTTAGCTGCCTCTGAAGCTCCTCCATTGACCAGTTCGTTGGCCGTTTTAAGCAGCGCATCGGTTTGCCTGCGCAGTGCCCGCATAACCATAGAATCCTGCTTCATCTGGAACTCGTGCTCCCGCCGAGCGATCTCCTTTTGCTGCGCGAAGAAGTCCTGCAGCATCTCCTTTTGAACCGAGCGCATGGCGCTGGCCAGTTGGCTGAGCTCCTGGGCGAACAGCTCCTCCTGCCGCTTCTTGCGCTGCTTCGTCTCCTCCTCCCCGCTGCTTGTCTTCTTCTTGGAACTATCCTCACTCTGCTGCTGATTTCCTGGCTGAGATCGGATCATATTGGTGCTGCTGCGCTGCAGCTTCACCGGCACAGGCATGCCCATGATGGGACTCTGGCCCAGGCGACGCTTCCGCGGCTGCTggagctgctggtgctgcagtGGGGTCAACTGATGGCTGGACATTAAATGGGCCTGCCTGCTGGTGGAGGCTCCCGCCGGTTGTCCAACCAACGGATACTTGGGCGGCGGTCCGCGACTCAGAAGAGCGGCCATCGTGGACGGCGATTGCGGTGGACTGGCCACAGATTGATCAATATCTGGGATCATTCGATCCGGACGCAGGGAATAGCCCGTTTCCCTCATCGGCACCGTCTTCATCCTCATCCCCGTCGACTGGACACTGATGTCCCTGGGCAGACGAAGCCCGCCATTGGGATTCTGCTTGCGCGGCAGCATCAGCTTGCTGTGCGGATGCACAAAGTTAATGCTGCTGGTGCTCTGGAGCGGCAGGGATCGACTCAGCGATTGACTGCCCGGACTGCCCATCTTGGTGAGCGTCGGCGGCGGGCGATCGATCTGCAGGATGCCGTGCGTGGGCCGCCGCAGCTCGTCCTTGGAGGAGGCAAAGGAGGCAACGCGCAGCGGCGGAGGATTAGCAACCGGTGTGGATGAGTAGACACTGCACTCGTCGTCGTCGGTCTCCTCCAGCGCcactggcggcggcggcgacgGAGAGGCTGGCGCCGTGGGCGGCGGTGTGTTGGTGGTGTCCATGCCCAGGTCCATGTCGGGTTCGTGCTTCACGGAGACGATGAACGGCAAGTGGGGCACCTCCTCCTGCTCGCCCAGGTCGGCCTGGGAGCTCCCGGCCTCGT
This portion of the Drosophila takahashii strain IR98-3 E-12201 chromosome 3R, DtakHiC1v2, whole genome shotgun sequence genome encodes:
- the mrt gene encoding uncharacterized protein mrt → MLMPRYLGLNDSSSSSGSHGPAGAPGGSSSSSSSPPTTVAAHTKMRLLSKVEHNMRQSQGHSIQSHPSGGQDINHLLHTASTGNGVVGDVDGLLTPMRIKAHLSPPYSAGSSVKSESLSSSSRPERNLWSRAEMLEMLSIMQNLNALEQLNDRNMKSEHVFRQIEEVMRSKGYVKKSSIQIWTKWKFLKSTYNTTTRHGTGVPKVVPEEVYRVLCRMLSDSSHGGSSGNINGSLSECGNSMDSSKTAGEDNKEDILGVEHPIFGFRLGPIKPEPIDTGYENPQKPDMVSEPDLEAFDYEAGSSQADLGEQEEVPHLPFIVSVKHEPDMDLGMDTTNTPPPTAPASPSPPPPVALEETDDDECSVYSSTPVANPPPLRVASFASSKDELRRPTHGILQIDRPPPTLTKMGSPGSQSLSRSLPLQSTSSINFVHPHSKLMLPRKQNPNGGLRLPRDISVQSTGMRMKTVPMRETGYSLRPDRMIPDIDQSVASPPQSPSTMAALLSRGPPPKYPLVGQPAGASTSRQAHLMSSHQLTPLQHQQLQQPRKRRLGQSPIMGMPVPVKLQRSSTNMIRSQPGNQQQSEDSSKKKTSSGEEETKQRKKRQEELFAQELSQLASAMRSVQKEMLQDFFAQQKEIARREHEFQMKQDSMVMRALRRQTDALLKTANELVNGGASEAAKMEPEPIIPETQMPFEPETELKTPESEEEAGEAEDDDVEETMGDPEDEDDDENDEEDDDDDEEDDEENMGHESDLEMSTLAMSEGSNNVEVIE
- the LOC108063577 gene encoding cysteine-rich hydrophobic domain-containing protein 2 — protein: MSFSDFDAIYEDEQLDELEHFQDQTVAPVQEPIIIRGAGNMTVFGLSNRFNAEFPCGLLSRVAPEEFKATVGRINGVLKKSLPVNVKWLFCGCVCCCCTLGCSLWPVICLSKRTQLTLDKLFEWENNHLYHKLGLHWRLHKQQCDSNSMMEYVILIEFIPKTPIYRPD